DNA from Polyangiaceae bacterium:
GCGGAAACCAGCGTGTCGGTGGCGGCCTCGTCTTCCAGCCGGGCCAGGGCGTGCACCACGGCTTCCTTCAAGTCCTTGCCGGTGACCGGCGCCTTGCCGCCGTCTTTGCGCTTCTCATACTTGCCTCGCTCTTCGAATAGACGGAGTAGGAGCTTCTTCGCCGCGGCGTCTTTGCGGCCCCAAAGCCCCGCGAGCAGCACCGTCACGGCGGCGATGGGGCCGCCGTCTTCTAGCTCGTTCGCAGCGGTTTCGAGCTTCTTCAGGAATGCGGCGTAGAGCGCCTTGCTGGGAGTGGCGGCGATCGAAGCGCAGGCTGCCGCGGCGTCCTTGCCGTCCAAGGTGGAGACCAAGAGCTCCGTCGCGTCCGCGTGCTCGTGGTGGCCCAAGGCTGCGAGGGCCGCGCGCCGTACATCCTGGCTTCGGGACTTGGCCTGCGCCAAGAGCAGCGGGATGTCCTCTATGGAGTGGGCCAACGCTTCCACCGCGGCCACGCGCATCTTGGCCGACGCCTTTTCGTCGAGGGCGGTGCGCGCGATGGGATAGCCGCGCTCGGGGGCCAACCGGCACAAGATCTTCAGGCGCCTGGCGTCTCCAGCACTGCCGTTCAGGTCGATGTCGTCGCGCAGCAGCGGCACTACGGCCTTCTTCCCGAACGACGGCAGCACCGTTTCCGCCAGAAAATCTGCGAGCTCTGGGTACACATCGTTGGTACCCCGCAGGATGAGCTCCGTGAGCCGGATGTCCTTGAGGGCGCCGCGCTGATGAGCGTCCTGCACGATCTCGAGGCGTCCGCTGCCGGTGGTGGTGAGCGCGTCCACGATGGGTTTCAGGGTGCGGGCCGAGGTGCGCTGCGTGCCGAAGCCCACGTCCTCGCTCTCGAGATCTTCGAGGCTGCCGTCCCGGCCGGTTTCCGCTTGGGTCACCACGATGGCGTTGAGCAGTGTGCTCAACTTTAGCAGGTTCTGGGCAGACTCTTTCTCGCTGCCGCCGATCAGCGCCTCCACCGCCTCGGCCACCTTGGCGAACACCGGCGCCTTCTTGCCCGTGGCCTTCAGCGGATCCACCAGGCGTTTCAAGCGGAAATCGTCCACCGCGAGGTGGCTACCGGCGATGGCCAGGCGCCGCACTTCGTTGAAGCAATCGATCAGAACCGGGATGCTCATGGTCGATCCTCTTTCAGAACGTCAGGCGTAGAACCCGATCCGAGTCCACGAAGGTCAGTGGCTTCAGCTGCAGCTTCCGCGTGTTGAAGTCGTAGTGAAAGCGCCCGAGGAGCGTGCCCTGCTTCATCAGCTTAGCCGGCAAAAGGGGAAGCAAGTGACAGGTACGAGGCTCCTCCCAAGCCTGGTCATCCGCGAGCACGATGCGCTCGCCGCCGGCTTCCAACACCGACGTTCCCTCTACCTGCCCGATGCGATCGAACTTCAGAACCGCCAGCGGCGACTTGTCCGCCAGTGGGGTCCGAAGCTGGTTCTTCACTTCCTTGATCAGAGCCGACAGGTCCCCACGCGCGAGGGAGCACACCTTCTCTCTGTCCATTCTGTTGGTGTCCCGCGGTACCATCGCTTCCCAGCGCACCCTCGGGTTCATTTCCCCCGGATACGTGCAAAGGTCCTTTGCCTGCACGATGTGAAACACGCTGTCGTCACTCTTGATGAAGCGCGCGGCGTGATACGGCCGATACGTCTTGGTCAGCACCACGCGACCGGAGCCCAAGTGCACCCACACTCCGGTGTCCACGTGTTCTTGCCGGGCGCGGTCGTCGTGTGTCGCGAAAGCGAGCTGCATCAGCTCCGCTTCCGGCTCTACCAAGCCGGCGTCCGCCAGCTCTCGGAGCTTCCAGGCATGGCCCAACCAGGCCGCGATGCCGGTCTCTGTGTCCTGCGTCATTTCCGGGTTTTCGCGCTGTTTTTCCAGCGCCTCCCGCCCACGGCGCACCAAGGCAAAAAGGCGACCCGTTCGGTCGAGCGCTTCACTGTATACGGCCTCCCGGGCATTTGCCGAGAGCTCTTCCTGCTCGTGGCCGCCATCGGAATAGAAGCACCGCGTGAGCTCGAGCAGCGCAGTCTGCGCCCCCGGCAAGTACGCATCGCGGAGCTTCTTGGCGTCCGTCTCGATGCGCTTCGCGCTCTTCGCGTTCAGGTTGGAAAGCCCCAGCCGTGTCAAGTCGAAGAGTAGTGCTTCGAGCAGGTCCAACCCCTCCAGCTGCACCTTGATCTTCTTCTCTAGCGCCTTCTTGTCGACCTGGACAGGCTTGTCCGCGCGTTCTTTGCGTTTCTCGTCGCGCTTCTCGATCTTGTCGCGCTTGGAGGCGACGTCCTCTGGCACTTCGCCCACGGAGAAGTCTTTGCCCTGGCCGTAGGCATACATCAGCGCCAGGGTGTGCTTGCAAGGGAACTGTCGACTCGGACAGGTGCAGCGGTACACCGGACTGTCCGGCTTCACGAAGTCCGCCGACATAGCGTAGGGCTGCTTCCCGCTGCCCTTGCAGTGGCCGAAGATGATGGTCTCCTCTGCATCCTTCTTCAGATCCAGCAGTTTGCCCTTGAGCAGCAGTGCGCGCGCGTTCTTGATCGCCGCCTGGTTGGGCGCCGACCCGTCCACGAAGCTCTCATCAATGTGCAGCATGTCCCCAAGCGGGAGACTACCCCAAAGAACGCACCGCTGCGCGCGCCTTCCTGGGCCCCGCCACGTACGTCGCCCGCGCCAGGGCGCCGAGGACTAGGAGCGCGCCTGCCGCGGTCCAGATCCCGAAGGGCTCGTGCCACACCAGCACGCCCACGACCATCGCGCTCACGGGTTCCAGCAAGGTGAGTACGCTCGCACGCGTCGCATCGATGCGCTCGAGTCCCTTGAGAAAGATCACGCCGCCCACTGCGCCGAGGAGCACCGCGCCCGAGGACACCCACAGCAGCGCGCGCAGGTCGACGACGTAGGCTGTGCCCGGCGTGAGCAGCATGAGACACAGCAGCGCGGTCGGCACGTGAAAGCCGAGCAATTCGAAGGGGGAGAAGTGCGGCTGCACGCGCTTCGTCACCAGCACGTTCACGGCGTAGAACACGGCACTGCCCGCACCCAGCGCCGCGCCGACGCCCATGCCCGGGCTGGCGGCGGACCAGGGCTCGAGCATCAAAGCCAATCCGCCAAGGGCGATCGCCAGCGCTCCTGCACTTCCCTTGCGCGGCGCCTCTAGCAATACTCGCGGAGCAAGCAGCGCTACTAGGAGCGGCGCGAGGTAGTGCGATAGCACCGCGACGGCGAGACTGGTTCTTTGCATGGCCGCGAAGAAAAGCACGGCATTGAGCGCATCACCGATGCCCAGGTACGCGACGGAAAGCCATGCACGGAGCGGTCGCTCGCGGCTCGCGCCTCGCAATACCCAAGGCAGAGTCACGAGCCCCTGCGCCGCGAACACCGCTAGGGCTTGCAGCCCTGGGTGAATGCGGCAGATGGCTTCGGCCGGACGAAAGAACAGACTCCACAGTCCCCACCCCGTCGCGGCGAATGCAACGAGCAGAACACCGGAGCGCGTAGTTCCTTGCGCGCCCGGTGACGGGTCGGAAGCAAGCTGCCGCGGCAACCGACTCCGACCCGATGCGGAGCTCAACCGGCGACCTTGCCGTTGACGCTCGCGCTAGCCTTGATGCTGACGTTGATGCGAACGCTTGCCTGTACGGAGGCGTTGGCGGCCGCCGCCACACACGCCAAAGCTTGTGCACCCGCATCTCCGACGACTTTGGGTAGTTGCGCGCCCACGTCCACGACCACCTTCACGTCGCCCGCAACGCGGCGCCCCAGCCCCAGCTCCGCCTTTAGTAGCCAGGGCAAGTTCGTGCGCAGCGTCGCGGCCAGCCGCATCGCTGCATCGGTATTGGCGTTCGTTTGCACGGAAACCGCGGCAGGCGTGCACTGTGCCCTCAGATTCGCGCTGGCATTGCAGCTGGCGTTGCATTCCGCGTCCGCGCTGGGCCCCTGGATCGAACCCTCGCATTTCGGCGCCTGCCACTGACCCTCGCAACGAGCGTGACAGGTCGCATCACAGCCGCCGGTGCAAGTGCCGCTGCAGGTGCCGTTGCACTGACCGTTGGCGTCCACCGCGCTGCACTGTCCGTTGCATTGCCCTTGGCACCGGCCCTCGCAACCGCCGACGCAGCGACCTTGGCAATAGCCGCTGAGCTTCGCTGGCTCGCACTGTGCGACGATCTGACCTGGGTCCACCTGCACGTTACATGAAGCGTCGCACTGCGCTTTGGCCTGGAAGTCCGCCTGGCACTGCGGTGGCTGCACCTGAACGCGCACGAAGATCCCACCCTTCATGATCGCGTCGATGCGCGCCGAAAGTGCACCGCACGCCGCCTGGGCGCTCGCTCCGGGTTCGTCGTCGCGAGC
Protein-coding regions in this window:
- a CDS encoding HEAT repeat domain-containing protein; amino-acid sequence: MSIPVLIDCFNEVRRLAIAGSHLAVDDFRLKRLVDPLKATGKKAPVFAKVAEAVEALIGGSEKESAQNLLKLSTLLNAIVVTQAETGRDGSLEDLESEDVGFGTQRTSARTLKPIVDALTTTGSGRLEIVQDAHQRGALKDIRLTELILRGTNDVYPELADFLAETVLPSFGKKAVVPLLRDDIDLNGSAGDARRLKILCRLAPERGYPIARTALDEKASAKMRVAAVEALAHSIEDIPLLLAQAKSRSQDVRRAALAALGHHEHADATELLVSTLDGKDAAAACASIAATPSKALYAAFLKKLETAANELEDGGPIAAVTVLLAGLWGRKDAAAKKLLLRLFEERGKYEKRKDGGKAPVTGKDLKEAVVHALARLEDEAATDTLVSALSNLGANETQAALGSAILTKSPSQVYDAFAPLLKSLKGKTKGKATTQAEAVAGLLISSRRGYYGYYDYVPSRRVSEELEQALLDERWLDRALEVDHTRLVCALVRPGHAKAQKYLFERLPKQKSNERGELVHALVLSEHPKAAEVVAQEIETNLKARYAYDQYRIGRLLQMLPADTAKQLVEAAIAKFPDKKTDWLEDSLTRDASS
- a CDS encoding SWIM zinc finger family protein; translation: MLHIDESFVDGSAPNQAAIKNARALLLKGKLLDLKKDAEETIIFGHCKGSGKQPYAMSADFVKPDSPVYRCTCPSRQFPCKHTLALMYAYGQGKDFSVGEVPEDVASKRDKIEKRDEKRKERADKPVQVDKKALEKKIKVQLEGLDLLEALLFDLTRLGLSNLNAKSAKRIETDAKKLRDAYLPGAQTALLELTRCFYSDGGHEQEELSANAREAVYSEALDRTGRLFALVRRGREALEKQRENPEMTQDTETGIAAWLGHAWKLRELADAGLVEPEAELMQLAFATHDDRARQEHVDTGVWVHLGSGRVVLTKTYRPYHAARFIKSDDSVFHIVQAKDLCTYPGEMNPRVRWEAMVPRDTNRMDREKVCSLARGDLSALIKEVKNQLRTPLADKSPLAVLKFDRIGQVEGTSVLEAGGERIVLADDQAWEEPRTCHLLPLLPAKLMKQGTLLGRFHYDFNTRKLQLKPLTFVDSDRVLRLTF
- a CDS encoding DMT family transporter; the encoded protein is MSSASGRSRLPRQLASDPSPGAQGTTRSGVLLVAFAATGWGLWSLFFRPAEAICRIHPGLQALAVFAAQGLVTLPWVLRGASRERPLRAWLSVAYLGIGDALNAVLFFAAMQRTSLAVAVLSHYLAPLLVALLAPRVLLEAPRKGSAGALAIALGGLALMLEPWSAASPGMGVGAALGAGSAVFYAVNVLVTKRVQPHFSPFELLGFHVPTALLCLMLLTPGTAYVVDLRALLWVSSGAVLLGAVGGVIFLKGLERIDATRASVLTLLEPVSAMVVGVLVWHEPFGIWTAAGALLVLGALARATYVAGPRKARAAVRSLG